In Streptomyces asoensis, a single genomic region encodes these proteins:
- a CDS encoding DUF1996 domain-containing protein gives MAVNYAANASDVTAAAPTTRSARTISCPDVRSKLPTVPRQAEAEVERNLHLLDRQTAEAGRRLVDTEGQGGPDFVQNAILGPLADKRKATIDRISIAIGRSAAKPAGLDGLAVCNLGLAAPGTQPSGAGEASRRPGGSQGAGGGSGQQGSGSGAGQQGNDGPTAADFVDITKVAPNVRAVRRTAGASTGAFTSRCGTNERGQHNSDNDIVAPGVSNGAHHVHDYVGNKKVDFNSTNESLSAQRTTCTNGDQSAYYWPVLRDTSRRGPDGNALGGGAEGNRGAILVPSTVTITYQGSPTGKVVAMPRFLRIITGDAKAFTNGTKNANAHWSCTGFENKVQLTDKYPICPRGSKVVRSFAFQSCWDGSNTDSADHRSHVAFPDARGNCAEGFKAVPRLTMRLVYKTPAAPNFAVDGFQGQQHNAITDHNDFINVMSDRLMRQAVSCINSGRRCG, from the coding sequence GTGGCCGTGAATTACGCCGCCAACGCGTCGGACGTCACCGCGGCCGCCCCCACGACCCGGTCGGCCCGGACGATCAGCTGTCCGGACGTGAGGAGCAAACTGCCGACGGTCCCCCGGCAGGCCGAGGCCGAGGTGGAGCGGAACCTGCACCTGCTGGACCGTCAGACCGCGGAGGCCGGCCGGCGACTCGTCGACACCGAGGGACAAGGCGGCCCCGACTTTGTGCAGAACGCGATCCTCGGCCCCTTGGCGGACAAGAGGAAGGCGACCATCGATCGAATCAGCATCGCCATCGGGCGGTCGGCCGCCAAGCCCGCGGGGCTGGACGGCCTCGCCGTCTGCAACCTCGGCCTCGCCGCACCCGGCACCCAGCCGTCAGGCGCCGGGGAGGCGAGCCGCAGGCCAGGCGGCTCCCAGGGCGCGGGCGGCGGCTCCGGTCAGCAAGGAAGCGGCTCCGGTGCCGGACAACAGGGCAACGACGGGCCCACCGCGGCCGACTTCGTGGACATCACGAAGGTGGCCCCGAACGTTCGCGCGGTCCGCAGGACCGCCGGCGCCTCGACCGGGGCTTTCACCTCGCGCTGCGGAACCAACGAACGAGGGCAGCACAATTCGGACAACGACATCGTGGCTCCGGGCGTGAGCAACGGCGCCCATCACGTCCACGACTATGTGGGCAACAAGAAGGTGGACTTCAACTCGACCAACGAGTCACTGAGCGCCCAGCGCACCACCTGCACCAACGGCGACCAGTCCGCGTACTACTGGCCCGTCCTGCGTGACACCAGCCGTCGGGGGCCGGACGGGAACGCCCTCGGCGGTGGCGCCGAGGGCAACAGGGGCGCCATCCTCGTGCCCTCCACCGTCACGATCACCTACCAGGGAAGCCCCACCGGCAAGGTCGTGGCGATGCCCCGCTTCCTGCGGATCATCACCGGTGACGCCAAGGCGTTCACCAACGGAACCAAGAACGCCAACGCCCACTGGAGCTGCACCGGCTTCGAGAACAAGGTCCAACTCACCGACAAGTACCCGATCTGCCCCCGCGGCAGCAAAGTGGTGCGCAGCTTCGCCTTCCAGAGCTGCTGGGACGGCAGCAACACCGACAGCGCCGACCACCGCAGCCACGTCGCCTTCCCCGACGCACGCGGCAACTGCGCCGAGGGCTTCAAGGCCGTCCCCCGGCTGACGATGCGCCTCGTCTACAAGACACCCGCGGCGCCGAACTTCGCCGTCGACGGCTTCCAGGGTCAGCAGCACAACGCCATCACCGATCACAACGACTTCATCAACGTGATGAGCGACCGGCTCATGAGGCAGGCGGTCTCGTGCATCAACTCCGGTCGCCGCTGCGGCTGA
- a CDS encoding TetR/AcrR family transcriptional regulator: protein MNVDALIQGPESPRVAWRSQARERILDEAWELAGHQGWDKVRVADLAERAEVSRPSIYKLFGDRAGIGQALVKRETERFLLGLAAVLDAHREDLATSLRAGVAHALDEGVRNPFIGAVLTATRGGTDALLPFLTSRPDPVFSSARTLVAAWLGEMAPDAAPRRRDAAADVVVRLTLSHMTLPATEPGDVPDLVTRTACAVLGHEEPVRPAPLPATPVTRRG from the coding sequence ATGAACGTCGACGCATTGATCCAGGGTCCGGAGTCTCCGCGTGTCGCGTGGCGCAGCCAGGCGCGCGAGCGGATTCTCGACGAGGCCTGGGAGCTCGCAGGGCACCAGGGCTGGGACAAGGTCAGGGTCGCCGACCTCGCGGAGCGTGCCGAGGTCTCCCGTCCCTCGATCTACAAGCTGTTCGGCGACCGGGCCGGCATCGGGCAGGCGCTGGTGAAACGCGAAACCGAACGCTTCCTCCTCGGCCTGGCAGCCGTTCTCGACGCTCACCGAGAAGACCTTGCCACCTCGCTGCGTGCAGGGGTGGCACATGCCCTCGACGAGGGCGTCCGCAACCCTTTCATCGGCGCCGTACTCACTGCCACGCGGGGTGGCACCGACGCGCTCCTCCCCTTCCTGACGAGCAGGCCGGACCCGGTGTTCTCCTCGGCTCGTACCCTGGTCGCCGCCTGGCTGGGGGAGATGGCGCCGGACGCCGCACCTCGACGCCGGGACGCGGCCGCGGACGTCGTCGTCCGCCTCACGCTCAGTCATATGACGCTGCCGGCAACCGAACCCGGCGATGTCCCCGACCTGGTGACGCGCACCGCCTGCGCGGTACTCGGCCATGAGGAACCCGTACGGCCGGCCCCGTTACCCGCGACACCCGTGACGCGTCGAGGATGA
- a CDS encoding DoxX family protein, with protein MSTAYWIVAGTLALFYSYAGTLKVIRSREQLRPMMTWVDRVPLPALRALGAVEILGATGLMLPPLTGTAPWTASAAAIGFVVLQTGAIAVHLTGEDRRITLNVGLAATAAVTAWLATRL; from the coding sequence ATGAGTACCGCCTACTGGATCGTCGCGGGAACGCTCGCGCTCTTCTACTCCTACGCAGGCACGCTGAAGGTGATCCGCAGCCGCGAACAACTCCGACCGATGATGACGTGGGTCGACCGCGTGCCCTTGCCCGCCCTCCGAGCGCTGGGAGCGGTCGAGATACTCGGGGCGACCGGTCTGATGCTGCCACCGCTGACCGGGACCGCGCCCTGGACGGCGTCGGCCGCAGCCATCGGCTTCGTCGTGCTCCAGACCGGTGCGATCGCCGTTCACCTCACCGGCGAAGACCGCCGGATCACCCTCAATGTCGGACTCGCCGCCACCGCGGCCGTGACCGCCTGGTTGGCCACCAGGCTGTGA
- a CDS encoding LysR substrate-binding domain-containing protein, giving the protein MELRTLSYFVAVAEELHFGRAATRLHMSQPPLSRAVKQLEAEVGALLFARSPTGVTLTPVGAVLLGEARALLDHADRVRVRVSAAAGVATITVGILGDGGDPGVARLAAAYRRSHPGVDVRIRDTDLTDPTCGLRAGLVDVALTRAPFDETALTVRALRSDPVGVVLRADDPLARRDGLRLAELRDRRWFTFPQGTDPVWQSYWNGGSPREGPVVRAVQECLQAVLWSGTVGLAPLGHDLPAEFTVVPLIDMAPSQVVAVCNAGDTNPLIRSFFETATVAYRH; this is encoded by the coding sequence GTGGAGCTACGGACCCTGAGCTACTTCGTGGCGGTCGCCGAGGAACTCCACTTCGGCCGGGCCGCCACGCGGCTGCATATGAGCCAGCCGCCGCTGAGCCGGGCGGTCAAGCAGTTGGAAGCCGAGGTCGGAGCTCTGCTCTTCGCTCGCTCGCCCACCGGCGTCACACTCACTCCCGTGGGCGCGGTGCTGCTCGGCGAGGCGCGCGCCCTGCTCGACCACGCCGACCGCGTCCGGGTGCGTGTGAGCGCAGCAGCCGGCGTCGCGACTATCACCGTCGGCATCCTGGGTGACGGCGGTGACCCGGGGGTGGCCAGGCTGGCCGCCGCCTACCGCCGAAGCCACCCCGGAGTCGACGTCCGCATCCGTGACACCGATCTGACCGACCCGACGTGCGGACTGCGCGCCGGCCTGGTCGATGTCGCCCTCACGCGGGCGCCCTTCGACGAGACGGCCCTGACGGTGCGTGCGCTGCGGTCCGACCCGGTCGGCGTGGTCCTGCGGGCCGACGATCCACTGGCCCGCCGCGACGGGCTGCGGCTGGCCGAGCTGCGCGACCGCCGCTGGTTCACGTTCCCGCAGGGCACCGACCCCGTCTGGCAGTCGTACTGGAACGGTGGGAGTCCGCGTGAGGGGCCAGTGGTGCGTGCCGTCCAGGAATGCCTTCAGGCTGTGCTGTGGAGCGGCACGGTCGGCCTGGCTCCGCTCGGGCACGACCTGCCCGCCGAGTTCACCGTGGTACCGCTGATCGACATGGCGCCCAGCCAAGTGGTGGCGGTGTGCAACGCGGGAGACACCAACCCGTTGATCCGGTCGTTCTTCGAGACCGCGACCGTCGCGTACCGCCACTGA